One window of Drosophila busckii strain San Diego stock center, stock number 13000-0081.31 chromosome 3L, ASM1175060v1, whole genome shotgun sequence genomic DNA carries:
- the LOC108600798 gene encoding guanine nucleotide exchange factor subunit Rich — MYFPVGWPKRVSLALPGETAHIRHICCDAVKILVAAVGADFLGIWYANPLLPIAYYRRTAESLQQHGGNLLIIWKPDSRQLAVLTDAGALLLYQLDFDANGSGILMQVDPPAASLKRDSAELFIKENIPRLSLRELHCVALDAVISTVCCISLSELLLATESCELLRLQWSQLELADEQLQPLAVIKLRDIPFYVPQQQQQCAKQLPSIGSGAFVSALEYSPFIGGCAAVFSDQRAAFLVADHLRFETAHMHGCWVPDVADASVCSVNHKFRLLAYGQQSSAVAIYAIDDATASLEYSHRLLLTENVLPGSLGAVNELKWSPDGCVLAVSWRNGGLSLWSTFGALLMSTLSWDFGVHVDLHKQNPLKLSRLEWSTEGYQLFMTCQAGVNNVLQLQFVKSALSMNPCQTAHAHILLQGDDCLYINQGDNLEQTYGNAKCTFPSSSSAATTAANEDCLELPQRPHIGSILTESKYWTLLQLPLNYAATNWPIRYAAIDAVGLQVAVAGRTGLAHYSMLTKKWKLFGNESQEKDFVVSGGLLWWQGFIVMGCYSLLDRTDELRCYPAECKLDNQYGHKLQLRAPVISLNIFKDQLIVLTADGIVSLFHMQRQSAYKLSIDCAYELDVKSICIHPACIVSLTVTNLRNELKSLPAEAETIIVNVCGRILMIQRQDATQQLPNTLLASCLASCVECFWLSQQLEHCAMQDCLWLYSGAHGMRVWLPIVQQHGERPGAQRLHSFMSKRIMLSFPLKLYPLVILFDNVIVLGVENESTLYVNEAQTHFSLPFALLERKSQVYLHKVLRQLIKRNLGYSAWEIAQSCRALPYFPHALELLLHEVLEEEASSKQPIPDAQLPSILDFIREFPVYLQTIVQCARKTEIALWPYLFSMAGKPKELFQLCLQSEQLDTAASYLIIIQNLEPSAVSKQHANLLLDIALNQRKWELAKDLIRFLKAIDPNEIDSPRCSMLLNVKIAPPQAQPQTQVNQHSDVFNLVLGPIATRERSYSTTVTSNLPKDNKQPPTPSSETVPANSSSSSTTPASLLRRKSTKERQQREIFCIDLILQRHARQLLQQHKLLDLGYMCAYLDFHLVNWLTQEASGAGRVDNFTAALQSLHEQLQLPCAFPAPATDEYAQLRLAPVAAAARSSQTSESGYFSLAAQMESPQLPHTAGVKQLQRSHSQLSFDNFRYRRLYSLPASEDDAPDAPASYLNDKLAIKLRYLLQLFIEANCTDYALMLSMLLQDAASISRIVNVVIRSESVGACRRIEAALKQLSQSTFDNASSLYRSFVMTLQPHIYLLEQYIQSLGVDTALDTSELSQDLSAAADTSSTHETDVLDSSNNNFVPKCQTLPNGSQWTAEQRLEANGNQTLAAAAQSTPTQQQLQRRRSREANKESCKIM, encoded by the coding sequence ATGTACTTTCCAGTGGGCTGGCCAAAACGCGTCAGTCTGGCGCTGCCAGGTGAAACTGCACATATACGTCACATTTGCTGCGATGCAGTCAAAATACTCGTAGCTGCCGTGGGAGCGGATTTTCTGGGAATTTGGTATGCCAATCCACTGCTGCCCATTGCCTACTACAGACGCACTGCGgagtcgctgcagcagcatggcGGCAATCTGCTAATCATATGGAAGCCAGACTCTAGACAGCTGGCGGTGTTAACAGACGCGGgcgctttgctgctttatcaACTGGACTTTGATGCCAATGGCAGTGGAATATTAATGCAAGTGGATCCGCCCGCGGCAAGCCTGAAACGGGATTCAGCAGAGCTTTTCATAAAGGAGAACATTCCACGTTTAAGTCTACGCGAGCTGCACTGCGTTGCCCTGGATGCAGTAATCTCTACAGTGTGCTGCATAAGCTTAAGCGAGTTGCTATTGGCAACGGAATCATGtgagctgctgcgtctgcagtggtcacagctggagctggcagACGAGCAACTCCAACCGCTGGCGGTTATAAAGCTACGCGACATACCCTTCTatgtgccgcagcagcagcagcagtgcgcCAAACAGTTACCTTCCATTGGCAGTGGCGCCTTTGTGTCTGCGTTGGAGTACTCTCCATTCATAGGTGGATGTGCGGCTGTGTTTAGTGACCAGCGTGCTGCCTTTTTAGTGGCGGATCATTTGCGCTTCGAAACAGCGCACATGCATGGGTGCTGGGTGCCGGATGTGGCGGATGCAAGCGTCTGCAGCGTTAATCACAAGTTTAGACTCTTGGCCTATGGACAACAAAGCTCTGCTGTAGCTATCTATGCTATAGATGATGCCACTGCGAGCTTGGAATACTCGCACAGACTTCTGCTGACGGAGAATGTCCTACCAGGCAGTTTGGGCGCTGTTAACGAACTCAAGTGGAGTCCGGATGGCTGTGTGTTGGCTGTAAGCTGGCGCAATGGCGGCCTTTCGCTTTGGAGCACCTTTGGTGCGCTGCTTATGTCGACACTTAGCTGGGACTTTGGCGTACATGTGGATCTACACAAGCAGAATCCATTGAAGCTTAGTCGCCTGGAGTGGTCTACTGAGGGCTATCAGCTATTCATGACCTGCCAAGCGGGAGTCAACAATGTGCTTCAATTGCAGTTTGTCAAGAGCGCGCTAAGCATGAATCCATGCCAGACCGCACATGCGCATATCTTGCTGCAAGGCGATGATTGCTTGTATATTAATCAAGGCGATAATCTGGAGCAGACCTATGGCAATGCCAAGTGCACCTttccgagcagcagcagcgcggcgacaacagcagcgaacGAGGATTGCCTAGAGCTGCCGCAACGGCCGCACATAGGCAGCATTTTAACAGAGTCCAAGTACtggacgctgctgcagctgccactcAATTATGCCGCCACCAATTGGCCCATACGTTATGCGGCCATAGATGCTGTTGGACTGCAAGTCGCTGTAGCTGGACGCACGGGACTGGCTCATTATTCTATGCTCACCAAAAAGTGGAAACTCTTTGGGAACGAGTCGCAGGAGAAGGACTTTGTCGTGTCCGGCGGACTACTCTGGTGGCAGGGCTTTATAGTCATGGGCTGTTACTCGCTGCTGGATCGCACGGACGAGCTGCGCTGCTATCCGGCTGAATGTAAGCTGGATAATCAATATGGACACAAGCTGCAGTTACGTGCGCCTGTCATCAGTCTCAATATATTCAAGGATCAGTTGATAGTGCTCACAGCCGACGGCATTGTTAGCTTGTTCCACATGCAAAGACAGTCGGCCTACAAACTAAGCATCGACTGCGCCTATGAATTGGATGTCAAGAGCATTTGCATACATCCCGCCTGCATTGTCAGCCTGACTGTCACCAATCTCCGAAACGAACTTAAGTCGCTGCCAGCAGAGGCGGAAACCATTATTGTCAATGTTTGCGGACGCATATTGATGATACAACGCCAGGATGCCACCCAGCAGTTGCCGAACACGCTGCTTGCCAGTTGCCTGGCCAGTTGCGTGGAGTGCTTCTGGCTCTCGCAGCAGCTCGAGCACTGCGCCATGCAGGACTGCCTCTGGCTCTACTCTGGTGCACATGGCATGCGTGTCTGGTTGCCCATAGTGCAGCAGCACGGCGAGCGTCCCGGCGCACAGCGTCTGCATAGCTTCATGTCCAAGCGCATCATGCTGAGCTTCCCACTTAAGCTCTATCCCCTGGTCATACTCTTTGACAACGTCATAGTGCTGGGCGTGGAGAACGAGAGCACCCTGTATGTGAATGAAGCGCAGACGCATTTCTCGCTGCCCTTTGCCTTGCTGGAGCGCAAGAGTCAAGTTTACTTGCACAAGGTGCTGCGTCAGTTGATCAAACGCAATCTGGGCTACTCGGCCTGGGAAATAGCTCAGTCCTGTCGAGCGCTGCCCTACTTTCCACACGCtctagagctgctgctgcatgaggTGCTGGAGGAGGAggccagcagcaagcagcccATTCCGGATGCCCAACTACCCAGCATTTTGGATTTCATACGCGAGTTTCCTGTCTACCTGCAGACCATTGTGCAATGTGCGCGTAAGACGGAAATTGCGCTCTGGCCGTATCTGTTTAGTATGGCGGGCAAGCCTAAGGAGCTGTTCCAGCTCTGCCTGCAGTCGGAGCAGCTGGATACTGCGGCAAGTTATTTGATTATCATACAGAATCTGGAGCCCTCAGCCGTGAGCAAGCAGCATGCTAATCTCCTGCTGGACATTGCATTGAATCAACGCAAATGGGAGTTGGCCAAGGATCTTATACGGTTTCTCAAGGCCATTGATCCCAATGAGATTGATTCGCCGCGTTGTTCCATGCTGTTGAATGTGAAGATAGCACCACCGCAGGCGCAGCCACAAACGCAGGTGAATCAACACTCGGATGTGTTTAACCTGGTGCTTGGACCCATTGCTACGCGTGAGCGCAGCTACTCCACCACCGTGACCAGCAATCTGCCCAAGGATAACAAGCAGCCACCCACGCCCAGTTCGGAGACTGTGcccgccaacagcagcagcagcagcaccacaccCGCCAGCCTGTTGCGTCGTAAATCTACCAAGGAGCGCCAACAGCGTGAGATATTCTGCATAGACCTAATACTGCAGCGCCATGCGCGTCAGCttctgcagcagcacaagTTACTCGACTTGGGCTACATGTGCGCCTATCTGGACTTCCATTTGGTCAACTGGCTAACGCAGGAGGCTTCGGGCGCTGGACGCGTGGATAACTTTACTGCTGCCCTGCAGTCTTTGcatgagcaactgcagctgcccTGCGCCTTTCCAGCGCCAGCAACGGACGAGTACGCACAGCTGCGTCTGGCGCctgtggcggcggcagcgcgcTCCTCACAAACATCCGAGTCGGGTTACTTTAGTCTGGCTGCGCAGATGGAGTCGCCGCAGTTGCCGCACACAGCCGGAGTCAAGCAGTTGCAACGCTCACATTCGCAGCTGTCGTTTGACAACTTTCGCTATAGACGCCTCTACTCGCTGCCCGCCTCCGAGGATGACGCTCCGGATGCACCGGCCAGCTATCTGAACGATAAACTGGCCATTAAGCTGCGCTATCTGCTGCAGCTCTTCATCGAAGCCAACTGCACAGACTATGCGTTGATGCTCTCCATGCTGCTGCAGGATGCCGCCTCCATTTCACGCATTGTCAACGTGGTCATACGCAGTGAATCCGTCGGCGCCTGTCGTCGCATTGAGGCCGCACTCAAGCAGCTCAGCCAAAGCACCTTCGATAATGCGAGCTCACTCTATCGCAGCTTTGTGATGACACTGCAGCCACACATCTATCTGCTGGAGCAGTATATACAGTCCCTGGGCGTAGACACTGCGTTAGACACCAGCGAGCTCAGCCAGGACTTGAGCGCTGCGGCGGATACGTCCTCAACACATGAGACCGATGTGCTCGATAGCtccaataataattttgtgccAAAATGTCAGACGCTGCCCAACGGCAGTCAATGGACTGCGGAGCAGCGCCTTGAAGCCAATGGTAATCAGACgctcgctgccgctgcgcagTCGAcgcccacacagcagcagctgcagcggcgtcGCAGTCGTGAGGCCAACAAGGAAAGCTGTAAGATTATGTAA
- the LOC108599957 gene encoding ATP-dependent RNA helicase Ddx1 — protein sequence MTAFEEFGVLSELGKATDELDWTLPTDVQAEAIPLILGGGDVLMAAETGSGKTGAFCLPILQIVWETLRDFEEGKSSKAAGAGKTATATAWTMSFFDRTNALAVTPDGLRCQSREFKEWHGCRATTGVYGKAKFYYEAIVTDEGLCRVGWSTQMANLDLGTCRYGFGFGGTGKKSNNRQFDDYGEAFGKADVIGCLLDMQKLEISFTKSGVPLGVAFKIPENLRNDTFYPAVVLKNAEMLFNFGKTEFKYPPGNGYVGVCQAGADHIAQNPLASANTHAAAAKPAPNAPQAIIIEPSRELAEQTYNQIEKLKVYLNKPEVRPLLLIGGVRLEEQKSKLQQGIHIIVGTPGRLEELINSGFVQLTHCRFFVLDEADALLKQGYTDLIERLHKQIPKLTSDGTRLQMIVCSATLHAFEVKKMAERLMHFPTWVDLKGEDAVPETVHHVVCLVDPQKDNSWHQLREALRTDGVHDHDNVHPTNCSPETLSQAVKLLKGEYCISAIEKHKMDRAIIFCRTKQDCDNLEEHLRQRGGQRFSCVCLHGDRKPQERKENLDLFKRQQVKFLICTDVAARGLDITGLPFMINITLPDDKANYVHRIGRVGRAERMGLAISLVSTVPEKVWYHGEWCKTRGRNCRNTNLTDVRGCCMWYNEPNLLAEVEDHLNITIQQVDKSLDVPVNDFDGKVVYGQKNLNMGTGYQDHVEQLVPTVRKLADLELQSQSLFLKRLKV from the exons ATGACCGCTTTTGAAG aatttggCGTGCTATCAGAGCTGGGCAAAGCAACAGATGAACTAGACTGGAC GCTGCCTACTGATGTGCAGGCTGAGGCCATACCGCTCATTTTGGGTGGCGGTGATGTGCTTATGGCCGCCGAAACAGGCTCTGGAAAGACTGGTGCATTCTGCTTGCctatattgcaaattgtttgggAAACACTTCGTGACTTTGAAGAGGGTAAATCCTCTAAAGCAGCTGGCGCAGGcaaaacagcaactgcaacagcttGGACTATGTCGTTTTTTGATCGCACTAATGCGTTGGCAGTAACACCAGATGGACTTCGCTGTCAATCGCGTGAGTTTAAGGAATGGCATGGCTGTCGCGCCACCACTGGTGTCTATGGCAAAGCAAAATTCTATTACGAGGCTATTGTAACCGATGAAGGGCTCTGCCGCGTCGGTTGGTCCACCCAAATGGCCAATTTGGATTTGGGAACATGTCGTTATGGCTTTGGATTTGGCGGCACCGGCAAAAAATCTAACAATCGTCAATTTGATGACTATGGCGAGGCCTTTGGCAAGGCAGATGTAATTGGCTGTCTGCTGGATATGCAAAAGCTGGAGATAAGCTTTACTAAAAGTGGTGTGCCATTGGGTGTGGCCTTTAAAATACCAGAAAATCTTCGTAATGATACCTTCTATCCAGCGGTGGTGCTCAAGAATGCCGAGATGTTGTTCAACTTTGGCAAAACAGAGTTTAAGTATCCACCAGGGAACGGTTATGTGGGTGTCTGCCAAGCAGGCGCAGATCATATCGCACAAAATCCCTTAGCTAGCGCCAATACCCATGCCGCAGCTGCAAAGCCCGCACCCAATGCACCACAGGCCATTATCATTGAACCGAGCCGCGAGCTGGCCGAGCAAACATACAATCAAATTGAGAaactcaaagtgtatctaaacaAGCCCGAGGTACGTCCGCTGTTGCTCATTGGAGGTGTTCGTCTTGAGGAGCAAAAGTCCAAGCTGCAGCAGGGCATACATATAATAGTAGGTACACCTGGACGCTTGGAGGAGCTTATCAATAGTGGGTTTGTACAGCTGACACATTGTCGCTTCTTTGTACTGGACGAAGCGGATGCGCTGCTGAAGCAAGGCTATACGGATCTCATTGAGCGACTGCACAAGCAAATACCCAAGCTCACCAGTGATGGTACTCGCCTGCAAATGATTGTCTGTTCTGCCACGCTGCATGCCTTCGAGGTGAAGAAAATGGCCGAGCGTTTAATGCACTTTCCCACTTGGGTGGATCTGAAAGGCGAGGATGCAGTGCCCGAGACAGTGCATCATGTGGTCTGTCTAGTAGATCCTCAAAAGGACAACAGTTGGCATCAGCTTCGCGAGGCACTGCGGACCGATGGCGTGCACGATCATGATAATGTGCATCCTACAAATTGCTCCCCCGAAACGCTCTCTCAGGCAGTCAAACTGTTAAAGGGCGAATATTGTATAAGTGCCATAGAAAAGCATAAGATGGATCGAGCCATTATATTCTGTCGCACCAAGCAGGACTGCGATAATCTGGAGGAACATCTGCGTCAGCGTGGAGGGCAGCGGTTTTCCTGCGTATGTTTACATGGCGATCGCAAGCCTCAAGAGCGCAAAGAGAATCTGGATCTGTTCAAGCGGCAGCAGGTAAAGTTTCTAATCTGCACAGATGTGGCTGCACGTGGACTGGACATAACTGGCTTGCCATTCA TGATTAACATAACACTGCCAGACGACAAGGCCAACTATGTGCATCGCATTGGCCGTGTGGGACGCGCTGAGCGCATGGGCTTGGCCATAAGTCTGGTATCTACGGTGCCAGAAAAGGTCTGGTATCATGGTGAATGGTGCAAGACGCGTGGACGCAACTGCAGGAATACAAATTTGACTGATGTGCGCGGCTGCTGCATGTGGTACAATGAGCCCAACTTGCTGGCCGAGGTGGAGGATCATCTAAACATAACCATACAACAGGTGGACAAATCTTTGGATGTGCCGGTGAACGATTTTGATGGCAAGGTGGTTTACGGCCAGAAGAATCTTAATATGGGCACGGGCTATCAGGATCATGTAGAGCAACTAGTGCCCACTGTACGCAAACTGGCAGACTTGGAATTGCAATCACAATCTTTATTCTTGAAACGCTTAAAAGTCTAA
- the LOC108599960 gene encoding GSK3-beta interaction protein, with amino-acid sequence MEESDEQVFSCIDEANAIINDVKAHVAEIAISSKLASSATQIYLNIRTIESATCCVQVTSRGFKIVSSQYDTIDEGKAQPVASVENSETEAAEEEEIFETPYALLDKISPRYVESFGNKLCQQLRQLQQMRTEFHEEDEEEE; translated from the coding sequence ATGGAGGAAAGTGACGAGCAAGTGTTCAGCTGTATTGACGAGGCAAATGCCATTATAAACGACGTTAAGGCGCATGTGGCTGAAATTGCCATTTCTTCCAAGCTGGCCAGCAGTGCCACGCAGATCTATCTGAACATTCGGACCATAGAGAGCGCCACCTGCTGTGTGCAGGTGACAAGTCGGGGCTTCAAGATTGTTTCCTCGCAGTACGACACCATTGATGAAGGCAAGGCACAACCAGTTGCGTCTGTCGAGAATAGTGAGACGGAAGCTGCGGAGGAGGAGGAGATATTTGAAACCCCATATGCATTGTTGGACAAAATCAGTCCACGCTATGTGGAGTCGTTTGGCAATAAGCTCTGCCAGCAGTTGCGTCAACTGCAGCAAATGCGAACTGAATTCCATGAAGAAGACGAGGAGGAGGAGTAA
- the LOC108599961 gene encoding U6 snRNA-associated Sm-like protein LSm5: MTAVPPPASIATLMPLELVDKCIGSRIHIIMKNDKEMVGTLLGFDDFVNMLLDDVTEYENTPDGRRITKLDQILLNGNNITMLVPGGELAE, translated from the exons atgaCCGCTGTACCTCCACCCGCAAGTATTGCTACACTTATGCCACTGg AGCTTGTGGACAAATGCATTGGCTCAAGGATACACATTATCATGAAGAATGATAAGGAAATGGTGGGTACGCTGTTAGGATTTGACGATTTCGTAAATATGCTCCTGGACGATGTCACGGAGTACGAGAATACGCCCGATGGACGCCGCATTACTAAATTGGATCAGATTCTgttaaatggcaacaacatCACAATG CTGGTACCTGGTGGTGAGCTGGCCGAGTAG
- the LOC108599959 gene encoding bifunctional peptidase and (3S)-lysyl hydroxylase Jmjd7, protein MAQSQIEAAIKLLLQEAEELSIGGQIAELKQLPTPLEFARDYYAKNAPVVIRKAVAHWPAVQKWTPDYLLNKLKDKIVDVAVTPNGYADGLATQDGKEYFVLPLETQMPLSELLQRLDDPMGAVHYIQKQNSNFSLDFPELAEDILPTDLNFAQQCFAKDPDAVNFWLGDERAITSMHKDPYENLYCVVAGYKDFILLPPHQLCCVPRRRYETGVYKLNSNGQYYIEPFLNEGEPQHTEWVSVDPLSPDLGAYPQYAKARPLRVRVHAGDVLYLPNYWFHHVSQSHKCIAINFWYDMEYDSRYCYYRMLEQLTS, encoded by the coding sequence ATGGCTCAATCTCAAATTGAAGCTGCCATAAAGCTACTGCTCCAGGAAGCCGAGGAACTGTCAATTGGTGGCCAGATCGCGGAGTTGAAGCAGTTACCCACACCTTTGGAATTTGCGCGTGACTATTATGCTAAAAATGCACCTGTTGTCATACGTAAAGCAGTGGCACATTGGCCAGCTGTACAAAAGTGGACGCCGGACTATCTGCTGAATAAGCTTAAGGACAAAATTGTGGATGTAGCTGTTACACCCAATGGCTATGCAGATGGATTAGCTACGCAGGATGGCAAGGAGTACTTTGTGCTGCCGTTGGAAACACAGATGCCATTGTCAGAGCTACTGCAGCGCCTAGATGATCCCATGGGCGCTGtgcattatatacaaaaacaaaattccaaTTTTAGCTTGGACTTTCCCGAGCTAGCAGAGGATATACTGCCCACGGACCTAAATTTTGCGCAGCAGTGTTTTGCGAAGGATCCCGATGCAGTGAACTTCTGGCTGGGCGATGAACGTGCCATTACCTCCATGCACAAAGATCCCTATGAGAATTTGTATTGTGTAGTAGCAGGCTACAAAGATTTCATATTGCTGCCGCCACATCAGCTGTGCTGCGTACCACGCCGACGTTATGAAACGGGGGTGTATAAACTGAATTCTAATGGCCAATACTACATAGAACCTTTTCTAAATGAGGGAGAGCCCCAGCATACAGAGTGGGTTAGCGTTGATCCGCTGTCACCCGATCTAGGGGCATATCCGCAGTATGCCAAGGCGCGTCCACTCCGCGTCCGCGTGCATGCAGGTGATGTACTCTACTTGCCCAACTATTGGTTCCATCATGTGAGCCAAAGTCACAAGTGCATCGCCATCAATTTCTGGTACGACATGGAGTATGACAGTCGCTATTGTTACTATCGCATGCTGGAACAGCTTACCAGCTAG